The following proteins come from a genomic window of Chryseobacterium glaciei:
- a CDS encoding tetratricopeptide repeat protein, translated as MTKNLLIFIFLYSTAMWAQKTDDPYENLYMTTLTEVAANDMPRALKIADSMTVAATTPQHEGRSIMLTASLYMQQSKYNESIKFAEKAKDILDTTDNYELQAKIRGLLATEYRIIGLLHQSKKYADEGIKIADKINDAKKQAQVKSLFLQELAYYEINNNKNYTAAIAYLTQSLEYCSKIPEDQINLGRTHQMLGEVYCFYLNNYSLAEKHYQIALKNLPESYYVIALVQEGLGKVRFSQKRYDEAENFFLKALKFAETTDHPEMKRRIYNDISEYYEKTGQYKKAAVYRKKLAELNWVEAEKHSHTVDSDYNKIENENQQYAIWDSSKNIAIGIASLLILSLIVIFIINKKKQKAEYLKFKTIIDHYKEKEEYVLETKIETSALDESEEERSSDEIDVKNKQTDIAINKETETKILEYLDQFEKDEMFNQSYISLSFLATEFNTNSKYISYVVKKYKNTDFKNYVNKLRINYIIHKLNTSEKHRKYKMGALAEECGFSSHSAFATIFKSITGISPSTFISFIEQEKVKKI; from the coding sequence ATGACGAAAAACTTACTCATTTTTATATTCCTATATTCTACAGCAATGTGGGCACAAAAAACTGATGATCCGTACGAAAATCTGTACATGACCACTCTGACAGAAGTCGCTGCGAATGATATGCCCCGCGCACTCAAAATTGCAGATTCTATGACTGTAGCTGCAACAACACCTCAACATGAGGGAAGAAGCATAATGCTGACCGCCAGCCTTTATATGCAGCAAAGTAAATACAACGAAAGTATTAAGTTTGCGGAAAAAGCAAAAGATATTCTTGATACAACAGATAATTATGAACTTCAGGCAAAAATCCGAGGACTTTTGGCGACCGAATACAGAATCATAGGACTCTTACATCAATCTAAAAAGTATGCAGATGAGGGAATAAAAATAGCAGATAAAATCAATGATGCGAAGAAACAGGCACAGGTAAAATCTCTTTTCCTCCAAGAGTTGGCATATTACGAGATCAATAATAATAAAAATTATACGGCTGCCATTGCTTATCTTACTCAATCTCTGGAGTATTGTTCAAAAATTCCGGAGGATCAAATCAATCTGGGAAGAACGCACCAAATGTTGGGAGAAGTATATTGTTTTTATTTAAATAACTATAGTCTTGCAGAAAAACATTATCAAATCGCTTTGAAAAATCTTCCCGAATCTTATTATGTTATTGCACTTGTTCAGGAGGGATTAGGAAAAGTGCGATTTTCACAAAAACGGTATGATGAAGCTGAAAATTTTTTCTTAAAAGCTTTAAAATTTGCAGAAACAACCGATCATCCCGAAATGAAAAGAAGAATTTACAATGATATTTCAGAATATTATGAAAAAACAGGTCAGTATAAAAAAGCTGCCGTTTACAGGAAAAAACTCGCTGAATTAAATTGGGTTGAAGCTGAAAAGCATAGCCACACCGTTGACAGTGACTATAACAAAATTGAAAATGAAAACCAGCAATATGCAATTTGGGACAGCTCAAAAAATATTGCCATTGGCATTGCTTCTCTTTTGATTTTAAGTCTTATCGTAATTTTCATTATTAACAAAAAGAAGCAGAAAGCAGAATATCTTAAGTTTAAAACCATAATTGATCATTATAAGGAAAAAGAAGAATATGTTTTAGAAACAAAAATTGAAACTTCAGCACTTGATGAAAGTGAAGAAGAAAGAAGTTCAGATGAAATTGACGTTAAAAATAAACAGACAGATATTGCCATTAATAAAGAAACAGAAACAAAAATACTGGAATATCTTGATCAGTTTGAAAAAGATGAAATGTTTAATCAAAGTTATATTTCTCTTTCTTTCCTTGCTACGGAATTCAACACGAACAGCAAATACATTTCTTATGTGGTGAAAAAATATAAAAACACTGATTTTAAGAATTATGTCAATAAACTAAGGATCAATTACATCATTCACAAACTGAATACTTCAGAAAAACACAGAAAATATAAAATGGGAGCTTTGGCTGAAGAATGCGGTTTTTCATCACACAGTGCATTTGCAACTATTTTTAAATCTATTACAGGAATTTCACCTTCTACTTTTATTTCTTTTATCGAACAGGAAAAAGTAAAGAAAATTTAA
- a CDS encoding tail fiber domain-containing protein → MKKKLSLAVTLFLSVYSYAQVGINTAAPAATFDIVAKGNATTAEGIIAPRLTGLEIKTATSSSLYTTAQSGAIVYATSAQPVTPITPASANVSAPGYYYWDGALWQKFDINLYQHDGSLAANRVVSMADKTLSFNPGTTQLVNQFSVDGNTFSVDALNNRIGINNSAPFNELSLSNNTFGSNQTDVNGKKFAIYNGGNADFYGLGISSGILQFHAASTPNEAPGMVLNGYGYLGVGLMGADPTHRLHIIPELGFDPVRIQGLNEDLTAPNVLAVTSTGVFKTIPKTGLGAASLWTLTGNNLYPATLTNNVGIGTTTPSSLLQVNGTITANRIQGPSDSRFKKNVTPIKNALEKVISLGGYTYDWKDASEFPNQSIGKGHDMGVIAQEVEKVFPEAVTTNKEGYKAVNYQALVPALIEAIKAQQAQINALQAQVNKLTK, encoded by the coding sequence ATGAAAAAAAAATTATCGCTGGCTGTCACACTATTTTTAAGTGTATACTCTTACGCGCAAGTTGGTATCAACACAGCAGCCCCAGCAGCAACATTCGACATTGTAGCTAAAGGGAATGCAACTACCGCAGAAGGTATCATTGCTCCAAGACTTACAGGACTGGAAATCAAAACTGCTACCAGTAGTTCACTTTACACTACAGCACAGAGCGGTGCTATAGTGTATGCAACTTCGGCTCAGCCGGTAACACCAATTACACCAGCTTCCGCTAATGTGAGCGCTCCCGGCTATTATTATTGGGATGGAGCTTTGTGGCAGAAATTTGATATCAATTTATATCAACACGATGGTTCTTTAGCTGCAAATCGTGTTGTATCTATGGCTGATAAAACTTTGAGCTTTAATCCCGGAACAACACAATTGGTAAACCAGTTCAGCGTAGATGGCAATACATTTTCAGTTGATGCCCTAAACAACAGAATAGGTATTAATAATTCTGCCCCATTTAATGAATTGAGTTTGAGTAATAACACCTTTGGTTCCAATCAAACAGACGTTAACGGAAAGAAATTTGCAATTTACAACGGCGGAAATGCCGATTTCTATGGTCTTGGGATAAGCTCAGGCATACTTCAGTTCCACGCTGCCTCTACTCCTAATGAAGCGCCAGGAATGGTATTAAATGGTTATGGTTACTTAGGAGTAGGGCTTATGGGAGCAGATCCTACCCATAGACTTCATATCATTCCTGAACTGGGATTCGATCCTGTACGTATACAAGGTTTGAATGAGGATCTTACCGCTCCAAACGTATTGGCTGTTACCAGTACAGGTGTGTTTAAAACAATTCCAAAAACAGGCTTAGGTGCTGCCAGTTTATGGACACTTACCGGAAATAACTTATATCCTGCAACCCTTACCAATAATGTCGGTATTGGGACTACTACTCCTTCTTCTTTATTACAGGTAAATGGAACAATTACCGCTAACAGGATTCAGGGTCCTTCGGATTCACGATTTAAAAAGAATGTCACCCCAATTAAAAACGCTTTAGAAAAAGTAATATCATTAGGCGGATATACTTATGACTGGAAAGATGCATCTGAATTTCCTAACCAGTCCATCGGTAAAGGACACGACATGGGGGTAATCGCACAGGAAGTAGAAAAAGTATTCCCGGAAGCGGTAACAACCAACAAGGAAGGTTATAAAGCAGTGAATTACCAAGCGTTAGTGCCTGCACTTATTGAGGCGATCAAAGCACAACAAGCACAGATCAATGCACTACAGGCACAGGTAAACAAGCTTACCAAATAA
- a CDS encoding peptidoglycan DD-metalloendopeptidase family protein, with product MKKFLSSKKNINILLGGLLFVVFAQGLFIAKLFSDRDNKTYEVNLVKINTEKDSVDYLKMKTDLGLVDQTVAQLNSFLKSKDISNEKLTILSKDSISSSVYLAKQSNRYSQYLMDLQKKLMQVPLGMPTEGHISSNFGIRKNPIPFKTVYASVRSGASSESKPATVAAAPKPEVKAEPVEKTIELTDSYGNKREVKVMVTPKSAPVASAPASTSTKTIASNSNSGSKVPVVEKNNPPAEADQMQFHKGLDIGVAFGSDVIATAAGIVIFSGQKGGYGNCVIISHGNGLATLYGHLSQLVAKVNEKVKVGQVIAKSGNSGRSTGPHLHYEVHKNNTPVNPKLFMNL from the coding sequence ATGAAGAAATTTCTAAGCAGCAAGAAGAACATAAACATCCTTCTGGGAGGACTTTTATTTGTTGTTTTTGCACAAGGACTTTTCATAGCCAAACTATTTTCTGACAGAGATAATAAAACCTATGAAGTAAACCTTGTAAAAATAAACACTGAAAAAGACAGTGTAGACTACTTAAAAATGAAAACAGATTTAGGTCTTGTAGATCAAACTGTTGCTCAACTCAATTCATTCTTAAAATCAAAAGATATTTCGAATGAAAAGCTAACAATCCTTAGCAAAGACAGTATTTCGAGTTCTGTTTATCTGGCAAAACAATCTAACCGATACAGCCAGTATTTGATGGACTTACAGAAAAAATTAATGCAAGTTCCGCTGGGAATGCCTACAGAAGGTCATATCTCATCAAATTTCGGAATCAGAAAAAATCCTATTCCTTTCAAAACTGTTTACGCATCTGTAAGATCCGGTGCATCTTCAGAATCTAAACCTGCCACTGTTGCTGCAGCTCCAAAACCTGAAGTAAAAGCAGAACCCGTTGAAAAAACAATCGAATTAACCGACAGTTACGGAAATAAGCGAGAAGTAAAAGTAATGGTTACACCAAAATCAGCTCCTGTTGCTTCGGCTCCTGCAAGTACTTCTACAAAAACTATTGCCAGTAATTCAAATTCAGGATCTAAAGTTCCTGTTGTTGAAAAAAATAATCCACCCGCTGAGGCCGATCAGATGCAGTTTCACAAAGGTCTGGACATTGGTGTTGCTTTTGGTTCTGATGTTATCGCAACCGCTGCCGGAATTGTAATTTTCTCAGGACAGAAAGGTGGTTACGGAAACTGTGTAATCATTTCTCACGGAAATGGACTGGCTACATTATACGGACATTTATCTCAGTTAGTAGCGAAAGTTAATGAAAAAGTAAAAGTGGGTCAGGTCATCGCAAAATCCGGAAATTCAGGACGTTCCACAGGACCGCATCTTCATTATGAAGTACACAAAAACAATACGCCGGTAAATCCGAAATTGTTTATGAATTTATAA
- a CDS encoding MBL fold metallo-hydrolase, which yields MLGKKLLSLIILLGFVSIVFAGNLKIKVYNPGSKAIFPITSTIIYGDKDAILIDAQFQKKYAEELVKEIKATGKNLKTVFISHSDPDFYFGLDVIKKAFPNVRIISTAQTAYLISASKDDKLGVWKPQLKEDSPSEIIIPEAVNSILDLEGNKIEIKQNPDDSAHSFLWIPSLKTVVGGISVSVDSHLWMADTQNQKAIDQWIGQIDAMKALNPTQVVPSHFAKLTLSPNSLDFVKNYLENYKKAVTENKTSEAIVNFMVNKYPSLPGKDELVMGVKVFLGEMNWDLRSPYPAIGRKVEVNFGTAQFILDFKDNKTMSFVGTKGEVKGLSDTVEYTATEIAKNVFMVYWYEPKVGVNVVNIQDYNKNVIYSNILKADGSSDHPKGTLKILK from the coding sequence ATGTTAGGAAAGAAATTATTATCATTAATAATCTTATTGGGTTTTGTAAGCATTGTATTTGCTGGAAATTTAAAGATTAAAGTTTACAATCCGGGTTCAAAAGCGATTTTTCCCATTACCTCAACAATAATTTACGGAGATAAAGATGCAATTCTCATTGATGCTCAGTTTCAAAAGAAATATGCTGAGGAACTTGTTAAGGAAATAAAAGCGACAGGAAAGAATCTGAAAACGGTTTTTATTTCGCACAGCGACCCTGATTTTTATTTCGGATTGGATGTTATTAAGAAAGCTTTTCCAAATGTGAGAATTATTTCCACCGCACAAACGGCTTATCTTATTTCGGCTTCAAAAGATGATAAACTGGGAGTTTGGAAACCTCAACTGAAAGAAGATTCGCCTTCTGAAATTATTATTCCGGAAGCGGTAAATTCAATTCTTGATTTGGAAGGGAATAAAATTGAAATTAAACAAAATCCTGATGATTCAGCGCATAGTTTTCTTTGGATTCCTTCTTTGAAAACAGTTGTAGGCGGTATTTCAGTTTCTGTAGACTCTCATCTCTGGATGGCCGATACACAGAATCAAAAAGCTATTGATCAATGGATCGGGCAAATTGATGCCATGAAAGCATTGAACCCGACACAGGTTGTACCTTCCCATTTTGCAAAACTGACTCTTTCTCCAAACTCGTTGGATTTTGTTAAAAATTATCTTGAAAACTATAAAAAAGCAGTCACAGAAAATAAAACTTCAGAAGCAATTGTTAATTTCATGGTTAATAAATATCCAAGTCTTCCCGGAAAAGATGAATTGGTGATGGGAGTGAAAGTTTTCTTAGGTGAAATGAATTGGGATTTAAGATCACCTTATCCCGCAATTGGACGAAAAGTGGAAGTTAACTTTGGAACCGCTCAATTTATTTTAGATTTTAAAGACAATAAAACGATGTCTTTTGTCGGAACAAAAGGTGAAGTTAAGGGACTTTCAGATACTGTTGAATATACAGCAACAGAAATTGCAAAAAATGTTTTTATGGTTTATTGGTATGAACCTAAAGTTGGTGTAAACGTTGTCAACATTCAGGATTATAATAAGAATGTTATTTATTCAAATATCTTGAAAGCAGATGGATCATCAGATCATCCGAAAGGAACTCTTAAGATTTTAAAATAA
- a CDS encoding NAD(P)-dependent oxidoreductase, which yields MKKVAVIGATGFVGTQVVNELANRGYAVEAIVRDASKVEQNDKVSAKSIDVNNIDELSEALKGSDAVISTFNAGWTNPNLYNDFLTGSENIEKAVEKAGVKRFITVGGAGSLYIADGVQIVDTPDFPEAYKPGATAARDYLNKIKENNTLDWTFFSPAIEMNQANVGSRTGKYRTSLETPVLNEEGRSILSVEDVAVVLVDELEQNNHIRERFTAAY from the coding sequence ATGAAAAAAGTAGCAGTAATTGGTGCAACAGGATTTGTAGGAACTCAAGTCGTAAATGAATTAGCAAACAGAGGATATGCGGTAGAAGCTATCGTGAGAGATGCTTCTAAAGTAGAGCAAAACGATAAAGTGTCTGCAAAAAGTATCGATGTAAATAACATAGATGAACTATCTGAAGCGTTAAAAGGAAGCGATGCGGTTATCAGCACATTCAATGCAGGTTGGACGAACCCAAATCTTTACAACGATTTCCTTACAGGTTCTGAAAACATCGAGAAAGCGGTTGAAAAAGCTGGCGTTAAAAGATTTATTACAGTTGGTGGCGCAGGAAGTCTTTATATTGCAGATGGCGTTCAGATTGTTGATACTCCGGATTTTCCTGAGGCATACAAGCCGGGAGCAACTGCAGCAAGAGATTATTTAAATAAAATCAAAGAAAATAATACATTAGACTGGACATTCTTTAGCCCTGCTATTGAAATGAATCAGGCAAATGTAGGATCAAGAACAGGTAAATACAGAACTTCTTTGGAAACACCCGTTTTAAATGAAGAGGGAAGAAGTATCCTTTCTGTAGAAGATGTTGCGGTAGTTTTGGTTGATGAATTAGAGCAAAATAACCATATTCGCGAACGTTTTACAGCTGCTTATTAA
- a CDS encoding Rrf2 family transcriptional regulator produces MNNTRFATAIHIMTLLAKSPQEWLTSEWMAGSININPAVVRKEISVLREAGLITSRQGKEGGSQLSKGADSITISEIYSAVKNSEVLGKKNNNPNPICSVGREINNHLNDLFVETDQLVVKFLGDKSLKQFTDQFD; encoded by the coding sequence ATGAACAATACAAGATTTGCTACGGCGATACATATTATGACCTTACTGGCCAAAAGTCCGCAGGAGTGGTTAACTTCTGAGTGGATGGCGGGTAGTATCAATATAAATCCGGCGGTTGTTCGTAAAGAGATCAGCGTTCTTAGGGAAGCGGGTTTAATAACGAGCAGACAGGGCAAAGAGGGTGGAAGCCAGCTTTCAAAAGGTGCAGATTCTATAACGATTTCTGAAATTTATTCAGCAGTGAAAAATTCTGAAGTGTTAGGGAAGAAGAATAATAATCCGAATCCCATTTGTAGCGTCGGCCGTGAAATCAATAATCATCTGAATGATTTGTTTGTAGAAACAGATCAATTAGTAGTAAAATTTTTAGGAGATAAATCATTGAAGCAATTCACTGATCAGTTCGATTAA